In [Phormidium] sp. ETS-05, the genomic window ACGCCGCCACATCGCATCGGCTGGGAGGTTTTCCCAGGTGGTGACGGCTTCAGAGCCAATTTTTGTGACTAGGTGTTGGGCGATCGCGTTCATAGTGATGGTAAAAATAAATATTTGTCCAAGAGTCCTTTGTCCTTGGTCATTTGTCCTTGGTCATTTGTCCTTTGTATGGTCATACAAGTGAAAAGTGACAAGTGACATGTTACCAAGGACAAATGACAAGTGACATGTTACCAGTGACAAGTGACAAATTGATTATCTCTGTTATGACCGGTATTAACAATTTACTCCCCACAACCGAAAACCCTCCCGGCAAACTGCTCGTACTGGAGGGGGTAGAGGGTTGTGGCAAAACCACACAACTGGAGTTATTGCGCCAGTGGTTGCTGTCGTTGCCTTCGCCGCCGCCGGTGGTGGTGACGCGGGAGCCGGGGGGAACGACTCTCGGTGGAGAGTTGCGCCGGTTGCTCCTGATGCCCCACGAAGGGGGGGAACTGATTCAACCCCGATCGGAGCTGCTGATGTATGCTGCAGATAGGGCGCAGCATGTGGACGGTTTTATCCTGCCGCACTTGCACCAGGGGGCCGTGGTGCTGTGCGATCGCTTCACCGATTCCACCATAGCTTACCAGGGTTATGGGCGCGGTTTCAGCCTCCAGATTATCGATGAGCTGAATTTTATCGCTACTGGCGGGTTGCAAAGCGACCTCACACTATGGTTAGATTTAGATGTGGAAGTGGGGTTAAACCGGAGTCGCCAACGCGGGCCCTCCAACCGCCTAGAACTAGAAACCCTGGCGTTTCACCGCCGCGTCCAGCAAGGTTATCGAGAATTAGCCCAAACCTATCCCCAACGCATCCGCCGTATCGACGCCAGCCAACCTCCCGAAGCCGTTACCGCCCAAATTCAAGCTGTTTTAACCCCTCATTTACATAAATGGGGAATTGTTAGCTATGGCTAGGTAATTATTCAAATGAATAATGGCCAATCCAGAAACCGGGTTTCTTTAAAAAATCTCGGTTGATGAAGAGAAATCTCGATAGAAACCCGGTTTCTCCTAGGAACAAAGGACAAATGACAAGTGACAAAGGACAAGTGACCAATGACCATTTTACAGATATCATCGGGCAACAGCAAGCAGTAGATTTGCTATCCCAGGCGGTAGCGAAAAATCGGATTGCACCCGCTTATTTGTTCGCCGGACCGGAGGGAGTGGGGCGCGGTTTAACGGCGCGGTGTTTTGCGAAACTCCTATTAACACAGAGTGTAGGTTGGGTTGAGGAACGAAACCCAACACTCAACCGGACTGGAAGACGGGAAGACGGGGGTAATGAGAGAGCAGGAAAAGAAGGACGAAAATTGAATAATCACCCAGATTTTCTGTGGGTGGAACCGACTTATTTACACCAAGGAAATCTGCTGAATGCAGCGGAGGCGGAGGCGGCGGGAATTAAACGGAAAGCGCCCCCAGCAATTCGGTTGGAACAAGTGCGAGAAATTAGCCGATTTTTGGCACGTCCGCCGTTGGAGGCAGGACGTTCTGTGGTAGTAGTGGCACAGGCGGAAACGATGGCGGAAGGGGCGGCAAATGCTTTATTAAAAACTTTGGAAGAACCGGGGCGGGCAACGATTATTTTAATTGCACCTTCGCCGGAGGCGTTGTTACCCACTTTGGTTTCTCGCTGTCAGCGGATACCGTTTCAGCGGCTGAATGGGGAGGATATGGCGCGGGTTTTGGCTAATATGGGTAAGGGAGATATTTTGCAGGACCAGGCGGTGGTGGAAATGGCCCAAGGTTGCCCCGGTGTGGCGGTGGTGGCGGCTAGCCAATTGGCGGAAATTCCCCCAGAGCTGCTGCAGCGTCTGCAAAATATGCCCGCTAACTTGAAGGAAGCGCTAGAATTAGGGCGGGAGATTGATGGGGCGATCGACACGGAAACCCAACTATGGCTGATCAACTACTTACAGCATCGCTATTGGCATCAGCAACAAACCCAGAAAACTCGCCGCGCCATATCTCTGCTAGAAGACACTCGCCGTCACCTCCTCGCCTACGTGCAACCCCGCTTAGTGTGGGAAGTCACCCTGATGCAAATCTATCAAGCTAATTAATTGAAATTAAACTTGACTTGCCAAACTCTCCCCGCCACGGTGACCCGATCGCCCTCCACCAACTTGCGCCCCCGCCGCGTTTCCACCTCCCCATTTACCTCCACCTCCCCATCCTGAATCATCAATTTTGCCTGTCCCCCCGTCGCCGCCACCCCTTGATACTTCAAAAACTGGTCCAACTTAATCCAATTTTCATTTTCATCCGTCATCCCCATAACTCCCTAGATTGTAGATTGTAGTAGATTGTAGATTGTAGGGTGGGCAAAAGCCCACCGAGAAACCCATCCTGATGACCAATCATCATCTAGGCTTTTGCCCACCCTACGATAAACTCCGATGAACTCTCAGCCTAATTATGCCATGAGTGACTCAATTCTCGTCAACCTCCAAGCATCATTTTTAAACGCCGCCGGATTTTGGGAAAGCAACCTTTCAGAAAAACCGGGCAACTGGTGCAAACTCGTCCAAGGTATTGACAAAACCCAAACCGACGGCTATTCTATTATCGGAGATTTCGTCAGCCAAATCGCCCAAACCGCCTACCAACAACCCGGTTTGTATCTCCACTGCCAGAAAAAAGGAAGTAACAAAGCACAACAAAAGCGGATTTACACCCTGTTTGCCCTCCAACCAAATGGCGAAATAGAAGTCATCACCGAATCCAAAAACGCCAGTAAAGATTGGGCAGTAGAATTATGGCCAGAAATCGAAGCATACATGGCCAAACAAAATAATTATAGCACCAAACGCCGCCAAGAAATTCAACAGCGCATAGAAACCATAGAATTTGAACTGCGCCAATTAAGAGTCGAGCTAGCCGCTTTAGACTTCAACGACCAATTATCAGAAAATTAAATTGTCAGGCCAACAAAGTAATTTAGAGGAGACCGCCTTATGCACCTGCTCAAAATCGAAAAAATTGGGGATTCTTTAGGAATTACTTTACCTCCAGAAGTTTTAGAGCAAATGAATCTCACAGAAGGAAATATGTTACGTTTAACCGTCACTGCATCTGGAGAGAAAATAATCAGCATAGAAACCTTAGACCCAGATTTTGAAAAAGCCATGCAAGCATATCATCAAGTCAGCCAAAAGTATAAAAACGCTCTGCGGGAGTTGGCCAAGTGAGAGAACCGCTTTGGATATCTGAATATATAGCGATCGCCATCCATGCAGATCAAATTTCCGAACGGGGATGGAGTTCAGCATTGATCGACGCGATCGCCGATGTAGAGGCTGAACTCCCTGTGGAGAATCTCCGTCCGGGTAAGAGACATCTCCGAGGGCGTTACCCGGTTGCTTATCCAAGGGACAAGGGACCAGCGGACTTGCGGACAATTTAATGGAGCAATTGCATTTGGCTGAGTTTAATATATTCTATCAGCAGACAGCGCAGGTAATCCAGCATTTTTAGATAAAGTTTGAGGTGCCAGAAATCTTCCCCAGACTCAAAATACCATTTTTCAATGGTGGTGACATCGAAAACCCGCATTTTTTGTAATTGGCTCGCTGCTTCTTCCTCATTGCGCAATTTCCCGGATATTTTAACTTGGCTGGCATATCCCCTGATATCTCCAGTGAGTAATTCTATTTCTTCTAAGAGGGTAAATTCTTCTTCATCTGGATTAGATATCGCAGACAAGCGTTGCCGCTCTTCTTTAGCATTATGATAATAAACGATTAATTCGTCAACCAGCAGATTGATATAAATCCTGGCGGATTCTAAACTATGATTTATCCCAGATTCACTCATCATTAACTCCATAGGTGACAATCTTCTCGATGCCAAAAGCATCGGCTCTCACTATCATGTATTCATTCCCCTTTCTATAAACTGCCGATCCGTCAGTGCGATATCCTACCTTGGGCACTCGGATGGCTTTTTTGTGGAAGTTGTTGGCCTTTCTCAAATACCGCAACGGGTCGAATCCT contains:
- the tmk gene encoding dTMP kinase, with the protein product MTGINNLLPTTENPPGKLLVLEGVEGCGKTTQLELLRQWLLSLPSPPPVVVTREPGGTTLGGELRRLLLMPHEGGELIQPRSELLMYAADRAQHVDGFILPHLHQGAVVLCDRFTDSTIAYQGYGRGFSLQIIDELNFIATGGLQSDLTLWLDLDVEVGLNRSRQRGPSNRLELETLAFHRRVQQGYRELAQTYPQRIRRIDASQPPEAVTAQIQAVLTPHLHKWGIVSYG
- a CDS encoding AbrB/MazE/SpoVT family DNA-binding domain-containing protein yields the protein MHLLKIEKIGDSLGITLPPEVLEQMNLTEGNMLRLTVTASGEKIISIETLDPDFEKAMQAYHQVSQKYKNALRELAK
- a CDS encoding DNA polymerase III subunit delta', encoding MTNDHFTDIIGQQQAVDLLSQAVAKNRIAPAYLFAGPEGVGRGLTARCFAKLLLTQSVGWVEERNPTLNRTGRREDGGNERAGKEGRKLNNHPDFLWVEPTYLHQGNLLNAAEAEAAGIKRKAPPAIRLEQVREISRFLARPPLEAGRSVVVVAQAETMAEGAANALLKTLEEPGRATIILIAPSPEALLPTLVSRCQRIPFQRLNGEDMARVLANMGKGDILQDQAVVEMAQGCPGVAVVAASQLAEIPPELLQRLQNMPANLKEALELGREIDGAIDTETQLWLINYLQHRYWHQQQTQKTRRAISLLEDTRRHLLAYVQPRLVWEVTLMQIYQAN
- a CDS encoding RNA-binding S4 domain-containing protein, coding for MTDENENWIKLDQFLKYQGVAATGGQAKLMIQDGEVEVNGEVETRRGRKLVEGDRVTVAGRVWQVKFNFN